Proteins encoded by one window of Vigna radiata var. radiata cultivar VC1973A chromosome 5, Vradiata_ver6, whole genome shotgun sequence:
- the LOC106761420 gene encoding uncharacterized protein LOC106761420 yields the protein MKTHQQPKLKTQLFSCGFFRHCAQTVLSPTGATPPLPHTPPTFQCESSTSSSSSTTSQSFTQWRFSPPTPTPNTTTATTTTNNTNNLIKTNTNTSFNVPLPPPPPLPPQIHNLQELFHISELQLTTDPASALQLLERSLVPNPPQDQPPCPPNLMHALTRNLALAKPATKILFALCLSDVNRRVAVETGAVSAVIEAALELDGAPSERALAALELMCTLPDGAHEVRAHALAVPVMVTMMGKTAARAKEYAIGVLAVVYGGSTSDHHTAPPEEVARAVELALQGECSARARRKGAQLLKTLKQLSEAEPLPLDNN from the coding sequence ATGAAAACCCACCAGCAACCAAAGCTAAAAACCCAACTTTTCTCTTGTGGCTTCTTCCGCCACTGCGCCCAAACCGTTCTAAGCCCCACCGGCGCCACCCCACCTCTTCCTCACACTCCCCCAACCTTCCAATGCGAATCCTCcacctcctcctcttcctccacCACTTCCCAAAGCTTCACGCAGTGGAGATTCTCTCCCCCAACACCCACTCCCaacaccaccaccgccaccaccaccaccaataacaccaacaacctcatcaaaacaaacacaaacacaagctTTAAtgttcctcttcctcctccacCGCCACTGCCACCACAAATCCACAACCTCCAAGAACTCTTCCACATTTCAGAACTCCAACTAACAACAGACCCAGCTTCTGCCCTTCAACTTCTAGAACGTTCTCTTGTTCCCAACCCACCTCAAGACCAACCCCCTTGCCCTCCAAACCTCATGCACGCTCTCACGCGCAACCTCGCGCTCGCCAAACCCGCCACCAAGATCCTCTTCGCGCTCTGCCTCTCCGATGTCAACCGCCGTGTCGCCGTCGAGACCGGCGCCGTCTCCGCCGTCATCGAGGCCGCCCTCGAACTCGACGGCGCCCCCTCCGAGCGTGCCCTCGCCGCCCTCGAGCTCATGTGCACGCTGCCCGATGGCGCTCACGAAGTCCGCGCCCACGCCCTCGCCGTCCCCGTCATGGTTACCATGATGGGAAAGACCGCTGCCCGCGCCAAAGAATACGCCATTGGAGTCCTGGCCGTCGTGTACGGTGGCTCCACATCCGACCACCACACCGCTCCCCCAGAGGAGGTGGCGCGTGCGGTGGAACTCGCGCTCCAGGGCGAGTGCAGCGCTCGGGCCAGGAGGAAAGGTGCCCAGCTGTTGAAAACTTTGAAACAACTCTCCGAAGCGGAGCCTCTCCCTCTGGACAACAATTGA